Proteins from a single region of Methanofastidiosum sp.:
- a CDS encoding exosome complex protein Rrp42, with amino-acid sequence MSSVLSDIKKDYMISLLKNGKREDGRGLNDMRDLKIELGIINKAEGSSFVQIGDTKVIAGVKCDTGAPFPDTPNQGVFTTNAELIPMASPDFEAGPPREDSIELARIVDRGIRESGAVDFQKLVIKEGELVRVLFVDIHIMDYNGNLFDAAGIAAIAALHNTKMPVLDEEGKKTEELMPLPMTKIPIPCTYAKIADSILYDPSMEEESVMDSRITATTEDNGRIAAMQKGDVGSFKKEEILDIVRRSKVRGDEVRSLLKEKFSEMR; translated from the coding sequence ATGAGTAGTGTTCTTTCAGATATCAAGAAAGATTATATGATAAGCCTCTTGAAAAACGGCAAACGTGAAGACGGGAGAGGCCTTAATGACATGAGAGATCTAAAGATCGAACTTGGCATTATAAACAAAGCCGAAGGATCAAGTTTTGTCCAGATTGGAGATACAAAGGTAATTGCCGGAGTTAAGTGTGACACTGGAGCACCATTCCCTGACACACCCAATCAAGGTGTTTTTACAACTAACGCAGAATTGATTCCAATGGCATCCCCTGATTTTGAGGCAGGCCCCCCAAGGGAAGACTCAATAGAACTTGCAAGAATAGTTGACAGAGGAATCAGGGAATCAGGCGCCGTTGATTTCCAGAAATTAGTTATTAAAGAAGGAGAACTTGTTAGAGTTTTGTTTGTTGATATACACATAATGGATTACAACGGAAACCTATTCGACGCAGCTGGGATTGCAGCTATAGCAGCTCTTCATAACACCAAAATGCCAGTATTAGACGAAGAAGGGAAGAAAACAGAAGAACTAATGCCTCTACCTATGACTAAAATCCCTATACCTTGTACATATGCAAAAATAGCAGATTCAATATTATATGATCCCTCAATGGAAGAGGAAAGTGTAATGGATTCAAGAATAACTGCAACCACTGAAGACAATGGAAGAATCGCCGCAATGCAGAAAGGGGACGTAGGAAGCTTTAAAAAAGAGGAGATTTTAGAC